The Phycisphaeraceae bacterium genome segment GCAGGCGAAGGACATCCGCACGTGGTTTGCGCCGCAGCCGCCGAAGTCCTCGCCGGGGACGACGGCCACGCGGTGCTCGTCGAGGAGCGCCTCGGCGAAGTCCATCGCGGACCCGATCCGCCGCCCGGCGGCGGAGGTGCGTCCGAAGAGCGCCGACACATCAATAAACAGATAGAACGCGCCGGTCGGCTTCACGCACGACAGGCCCGTGATGGACCGAGCGAGGTCGTAGATCATCGAGGCTCGCTGCGCGAACGCGCGCCGCATCTGCTCCACCTCGCCACCGCAGGCCGTGATGGCGACGGTCGCCGCGGAGTAGACGAACGACGTGACGTTGGTCGTCGTCTGCCCCTGCAGCTTCTCGCACGCCTTGGCCACCTGGAGCCCTGCTTCGCCGCTTCCGGCGAGGTAGCCGACGCGCCAGCCGGTCATCGAGTAGGCCTTGCTCATCCCGTTGATGGTGACGACGCGGTCCGCGATGGCGGGCGACGCACCGATCGAGAAGTGGGGGATGCCGCCGAAGGTGATCTTCTCGTAGATCTCGTCGCTGACCACCACAAGGTCGGGGGCCTTCGATGCCGCGGCCCGCTCCACGACGGCGGCGATCAGGGTTAGTTCTTCGGGCGTGTACATCGTGCCGCACGGGTTGCTCGGCGAGTTGATCACCAGCAGCCGCGACCTGGGGGTGATCGCCTGCTCGAGTTGCTCGGGCGTGATCTTGAAGTCTGTCTTGGCGCTGGTCGGTAGTTCCACAACCCGCCCGCCCGAGAGGCGGGCGATCGGGTCGTAACTCACCCACGCGGGCACGGGGAGCAGCACATCCCAGGGCTCCTCGCCGGGGAGCGGCGGGTCGAGGAGGGCCTGGAAGACGAGGTAGATCGCGTGCTTGCCGCCGGTCGTGATCACGACATGCTCGGGGGTCACGCCCGGGATGGCGTTCTCCTGCGAGAGTTTCTCGGCGATGGCACGCCTGGTGGCGGGGTCGCCTGCGGTGGGCATGTACTTGGTGTGCCCGGCCCGCAGGGACTCGATGGCCGCCGCGACAATCGGGGGTGGGGTATCGAAGTCCGGCTCGCCGGCAGCGAAGGAGAGGACCTCTACCCCCTGGGCGGCCAGCGCCTTGGCCTTGTTGGCGACCGCC includes the following:
- a CDS encoding pyridoxal phosphate-dependent aminotransferase, yielding MQLSRRVRALKPSATLAVANKAKALAAQGVEVLSFAAGEPDFDTPPPIVAAAIESLRAGHTKYMPTAGDPATRRAIAEKLSQENAIPGVTPEHVVITTGGKHAIYLVFQALLDPPLPGEEPWDVLLPVPAWVSYDPIARLSGGRVVELPTSAKTDFKITPEQLEQAITPRSRLLVINSPSNPCGTMYTPEELTLIAAVVERAAASKAPDLVVVSDEIYEKITFGGIPHFSIGASPAIADRVVTINGMSKAYSMTGWRVGYLAGSGEAGLQVAKACEKLQGQTTTNVTSFVYSAATVAITACGGEVEQMRRAFAQRASMIYDLARSITGLSCVKPTGAFYLFIDVSALFGRTSAAGRRIGSAMDFAEALLDEHRVAVVPGEDFGGCGANHVRMSFACSEEQIAEGMNRIAIFVRALT